A window of the Streptomyces luomodiensis genome harbors these coding sequences:
- a CDS encoding small ribosomal subunit Rsm22 family protein yields the protein MHAPDAARTDETPHTALAGLLDGLPPRQAAQAVDRLIGHYRGRTPTDAPVLRDRSDVAAYAAYRMPATFEAVRAALTAFRAGAPAWAPASHIDIGGGTGAASWAVAATWPEAGHTTTVLDWAEPALDLGRELARQAPSASLRTARWQRRAIGDGLALPDGTDLVTVSYVLGELTEADRRAVVAEASRAAQAVVLIEPGTPDGYLRIREARERLLAAGLRIVAPCPHGAACPIEPGADWCHFAARVRRSSLHRQVKGGSLPYEDEKFSYVAAVRFDAAPAGARVVRRPQIRKGQVLLDLCDRPEGLGRTTVTKRQGPLYRAARDASWGDVWPPESAATDPA from the coding sequence ATGCACGCCCCCGACGCCGCCCGCACCGACGAGACGCCGCACACCGCGCTCGCCGGCCTTCTCGACGGGCTGCCGCCCCGCCAGGCGGCCCAGGCGGTCGACCGGCTGATCGGCCACTACCGGGGGCGCACCCCGACCGACGCGCCCGTGCTGCGGGACCGCTCCGATGTCGCCGCGTACGCCGCGTACCGGATGCCCGCGACCTTCGAGGCCGTGCGCGCCGCGCTCACCGCCTTCCGCGCCGGGGCGCCCGCATGGGCCCCGGCCTCGCATATCGACATCGGCGGCGGCACCGGCGCGGCCAGTTGGGCAGTGGCCGCCACCTGGCCGGAGGCCGGGCACACCACCACGGTCCTGGACTGGGCCGAGCCCGCGCTGGACCTCGGCCGCGAACTGGCCCGCCAGGCGCCCTCCGCGTCGCTGCGCACCGCCCGCTGGCAGCGCCGGGCCATCGGCGACGGCCTCGCCCTGCCGGACGGGACCGACCTCGTCACCGTCAGCTATGTGCTGGGCGAGCTGACCGAGGCCGACCGGCGGGCCGTGGTGGCCGAGGCGAGCCGCGCGGCCCAGGCCGTGGTGCTGATCGAACCGGGCACCCCGGACGGCTATCTGCGAATCCGCGAGGCGCGGGAACGGCTGCTGGCGGCCGGGCTGCGGATCGTCGCCCCCTGTCCGCACGGCGCGGCCTGCCCGATCGAGCCCGGCGCCGACTGGTGCCACTTCGCCGCCCGGGTCCGCCGCTCCTCCCTGCACCGGCAGGTCAAGGGCGGTTCGCTGCCGTACGAGGACGAGAAGTTCAGCTACGTCGCGGCCGTACGGTTCGACGCCGCGCCCGCCGGGGCGCGGGTGGTGCGCCGTCCGCAGATCCGCAAGGGCCAGGTGCTGCTGGACCTGTGCGACCGGCCGGAGGGGCTGGGGCGCACCACGGTGACCAAGCGCCAGGGGCCGCTGTACCGGGCCGCCCGCGACGCGTCCTGGGGGGACGTCTGGCCCCCCGAGTCCGCCGCGACCGACCCGGCGTAG
- a CDS encoding cytochrome P450 — MTNPQDPQDIPDSQDVPGAGDAPGGTAPVAPPPGCPAHAGPALLYGADYLRNPTESYQRMRKEHGQVAPVLLESDIPAWLVLGYREVRQVVTDTQTYGRDSRRWNRWDEVPSDWSLLPWVEHGPMLYLTEGDEHRRRSAAVSDALSAIDPFELRNHCERFADWLIDKFAGSGKADLVRDYVYSVPALAMGQMFGLPEDRLEYMAEALTVSLLSTEESMAAKERAATGVEELVAAKRESPGSDVTSRFIQNAPDLTDEQLIGDLMAMMAAGLPATSYWIGNTVRLMLTDDRFAVTLAGGRRSIGEAMNEVLWADSPLQNVIGRFATRDTTLGGQRIRAGDLLVLGLAAANADPLLWPDSTAGYAGNNAHVSFTGGDYGCPAGAPELGKIISETAIEVLLDRVPDLTLAVEPEELQWADSLWYRCLVSLPVTFTPAPVTD, encoded by the coding sequence GTGACGAACCCCCAGGACCCGCAGGACATACCGGATTCCCAGGACGTGCCGGGCGCGGGGGACGCGCCCGGCGGCACGGCCCCGGTGGCGCCGCCCCCCGGCTGCCCCGCCCACGCCGGCCCCGCGCTGCTGTACGGGGCGGACTACCTGCGGAATCCGACCGAGAGCTATCAGCGGATGCGGAAGGAGCACGGACAGGTCGCCCCGGTCCTGCTCGAGTCCGACATCCCCGCGTGGCTGGTCCTCGGCTATCGCGAGGTGCGCCAGGTCGTCACCGACACCCAGACCTACGGCCGTGACTCGCGCCGCTGGAACCGCTGGGACGAGGTGCCGTCCGACTGGTCCCTCCTGCCCTGGGTGGAGCACGGCCCCATGCTCTACCTCACCGAGGGGGACGAGCACCGGCGGCGCTCGGCGGCCGTCAGCGACGCCCTCTCCGCCATCGACCCGTTCGAACTGCGCAACCACTGCGAGCGCTTCGCGGACTGGCTGATCGACAAGTTCGCCGGCAGCGGCAAGGCGGACCTGGTGCGGGACTACGTGTACTCGGTGCCCGCCCTCGCCATGGGCCAGATGTTCGGCCTGCCCGAGGACAGGCTGGAGTACATGGCGGAGGCCCTGACCGTCTCGCTGCTGTCCACCGAGGAGTCCATGGCGGCCAAGGAGCGGGCCGCCACGGGGGTGGAGGAGCTGGTGGCGGCCAAGCGCGAGTCGCCGGGCTCGGACGTCACCTCCCGGTTCATCCAGAACGCCCCGGACCTTACCGACGAGCAGTTGATCGGGGACCTGATGGCGATGATGGCCGCCGGTCTGCCCGCCACGTCCTACTGGATCGGCAACACCGTCCGGCTGATGCTCACCGACGACCGGTTCGCGGTGACCCTCGCGGGCGGCCGCCGGAGCATCGGCGAGGCCATGAACGAGGTGCTGTGGGCCGACTCCCCGCTCCAGAACGTCATCGGGCGCTTCGCCACCCGGGACACCACGCTCGGCGGGCAGCGCATCCGCGCCGGTGACCTCCTCGTCCTCGGCCTGGCCGCCGCGAACGCGGACCCGCTGCTGTGGCCCGACTCCACGGCGGGCTACGCCGGGAACAACGCGCATGTGTCCTTCACCGGCGGCGACTACGGGTGCCCGGCGGGCGCCCCCGAGCTGGGCAAGATCATCTCGGAGACGGCGATCGAGGTGCTGCTGGACCGCGTCCCGGACCTGACGCTGGCCGTCGAACCCGAGGAACTCCAGTGGGCGGACTCCCTGTGGTACCGCTGCCTGGTCTCGCTGCCGGTCACCTTCACGCCGGCACCCGTCACCGACTAG
- a CDS encoding serine hydrolase domain-containing protein — MAATYEAEHDRGLTRLLETVRALPEGERPWCSGVALAAGTGSGPVAEEAFGWAVRYAAYDEAAGRGVELPRQRWVPVRHDTVFDLASLTKLFTTIVALRAVERGLIALDGQVAAYAPECTAAAEHGITVRQLLTHTSGLLPELPLYEEDGRERALARVAAEPPTTPPGTARRYSDLNFLLLQRVLERTAGRTLDQLVRETVTGPLGMAATRFRPPASWLPRIAATEDQRRPWGKLDRGMLRGVVHDENAWALGGVAGHAGLFSTAGDLAVLCRALLAGGGPVLSPESTELMLTAPGLGFEVDQPWFMGELAGRGAAGHTGFTGTSLVVDRARGAYLVLLATTVHPRRRPGDSAPRAAAATALARALR; from the coding sequence GTGGCAGCGACGTACGAAGCAGAGCACGACCGTGGCCTGACCCGGCTGCTGGAGACCGTCAGGGCGCTTCCCGAGGGGGAGCGCCCTTGGTGTTCGGGGGTGGCGCTGGCCGCCGGGACCGGATCGGGCCCGGTCGCCGAGGAGGCCTTCGGCTGGGCGGTGCGCTACGCGGCGTACGACGAGGCCGCCGGCCGGGGCGTGGAGCTGCCGCGACAGCGGTGGGTGCCGGTGCGGCACGACACCGTCTTCGACCTCGCCTCGCTCACCAAGCTGTTCACCACCATCGTGGCGCTGCGCGCGGTCGAACGCGGGCTGATCGCGCTGGACGGGCAGGTCGCCGCGTACGCCCCCGAGTGCACGGCCGCCGCCGAGCACGGCATCACGGTGCGGCAGCTGCTCACCCACACCTCGGGGCTGCTGCCCGAACTGCCGCTGTACGAGGAGGACGGGCGGGAGCGGGCGCTGGCCCGGGTCGCGGCCGAGCCGCCCACCACCCCGCCCGGCACCGCCCGCCGCTACTCCGACCTCAACTTCCTGCTGCTCCAGCGCGTGCTGGAGCGGACCGCGGGGCGCACCCTGGACCAGCTCGTGCGGGAGACGGTCACCGGCCCGCTGGGCATGGCCGCCACCCGCTTTCGCCCGCCCGCCTCCTGGCTGCCCCGGATCGCGGCCACAGAGGACCAGCGGCGGCCCTGGGGAAAGCTGGACCGGGGGATGCTGCGGGGCGTGGTGCACGACGAGAACGCGTGGGCGCTGGGCGGGGTCGCGGGCCACGCGGGGCTCTTCTCGACGGCCGGGGACCTGGCGGTGCTGTGCCGGGCGCTGCTGGCCGGCGGCGGGCCCGTGCTGTCGCCGGAGTCCACCGAGCTGATGCTGACCGCGCCGGGGCTGGGCTTCGAGGTCGACCAGCCGTGGTTCATGGGGGAGCTGGCGGGGCGGGGCGCCGCGGGGCACACCGGCTTCACCGGGACCAGCCTGGTGGTGGACCGGGCCCGCGGGGCCTATCTGGTGCTGCTCGCCACCACGGTGCACCCGCGCCGCCGCCCCGGCGACAGCGCGCCCCGCGCGGCGGCGGCCACGGCGCTGGCCCGCGCCCTGCGCTGA
- a CDS encoding multidrug effflux MFS transporter, with amino-acid sequence MQQPGQPAAASPRADRPDTPSPDSVTASLPSAAPGSAASAPGLTAQRRTSLLVTLVLGGLTALPALSMDMYLPALPEVTDALHSSAATAQLTLTACLMGMALGQLVVGPMSDKWGRRRPLLTGMVIYIVATAICAFAPSAGMLIAFRLLQGLAGSAGIVIARAVVRDLYDGIAMARFFSTLMLISGVAPIAAPVIGGQILRFTDWRGVFVVLTVIGTLLTLVVWRWLGETLPPQRRHAGGLGQTLRTMRGLLADRVFTGYMLAGGFTFAALFAYVAGSSFVVQEIYGASPQTFSLLFGLNSIGLVVTGQLNGRVLVGRVSMDKVLTVGLVVITAAAAALLVLSSGVFGKAGLVPVAGSLFVLMSAMGLAMPNTNAQALNRTPHAAGSASALLGTSTFLLGAVASPLVGIAGETTAVPMAVVQLSCALAAMACFMGLCRPWQRRTKQSTTVA; translated from the coding sequence ATGCAGCAGCCCGGCCAACCGGCCGCCGCTTCCCCCCGGGCCGACCGGCCCGACACCCCGTCCCCCGACTCCGTCACCGCCTCCCTCCCCTCCGCCGCCCCCGGGTCCGCCGCCTCCGCTCCCGGGCTCACCGCGCAGCGCCGTACGAGCCTCCTCGTCACCCTGGTCCTCGGCGGGCTCACCGCACTCCCCGCGCTGTCCATGGACATGTACCTCCCGGCCCTGCCGGAGGTCACCGACGCGCTCCACAGCTCGGCCGCCACCGCCCAGCTCACCCTCACCGCCTGTCTGATGGGCATGGCGCTCGGCCAGCTCGTCGTCGGCCCGATGAGCGACAAGTGGGGGCGCCGCCGCCCGCTGCTCACCGGCATGGTGATCTACATCGTCGCCACCGCCATCTGCGCCTTCGCCCCCAGCGCCGGGATGCTCATCGCCTTCCGGCTGCTCCAGGGACTGGCGGGTTCGGCCGGCATAGTGATCGCCCGCGCCGTCGTCCGCGACCTCTACGACGGCATCGCGATGGCCCGCTTCTTCTCCACCCTGATGCTGATCTCGGGTGTGGCGCCCATCGCGGCCCCGGTCATCGGCGGCCAGATCCTCCGCTTCACCGACTGGCGCGGGGTCTTCGTGGTGCTCACCGTGATCGGCACCCTGCTCACCCTCGTGGTCTGGCGCTGGCTGGGGGAGACCCTGCCGCCCCAGCGGCGCCATGCCGGCGGGCTCGGCCAGACCCTGCGCACCATGCGCGGTCTGCTCGCCGACCGCGTCTTCACCGGCTACATGCTCGCGGGCGGTTTCACCTTCGCGGCGCTGTTCGCCTATGTCGCCGGTTCGTCCTTCGTGGTCCAGGAGATCTACGGCGCCTCACCGCAGACCTTCAGCCTGCTGTTCGGGCTGAACTCGATCGGTCTGGTCGTCACCGGCCAGCTCAACGGCCGGGTGCTGGTCGGCCGGGTCAGCATGGACAAGGTGCTGACCGTGGGGCTGGTGGTGATCACCGCCGCGGCGGCCGCGCTGCTCGTGCTGTCCTCCGGGGTCTTCGGGAAGGCCGGTCTGGTCCCGGTGGCGGGGAGCCTGTTCGTGCTGATGTCCGCGATGGGCCTGGCCATGCCGAACACCAACGCCCAGGCGCTGAACCGCACCCCGCACGCCGCCGGTTCCGCCTCCGCGCTGCTGGGCACCTCCACCTTCCTGCTGGGCGCGGTGGCCTCCCCGCTGGTGGGGATCGCGGGCGAGACCACGGCGGTGCCGATGGCCGTCGTCCAGCTGTCCTGCGCGCTCGCGGCCATGGCCTGCTTCATGGGACTCTGCCGTCCGTGGCAGCGACGTACGAAGCAGAGCACGACCGTGGCCTGA
- a CDS encoding Gfo/Idh/MocA family protein encodes MAGTSGSQAVRWGILATGGIAASFTADLLEMADAQVMAVGSRRPESAKRFAERFGIPRAYGGWEELAADDELDVIYVATPHSAHRAAAGLCLEAGRAVLCEKPFTLNVRQAKELVDLARSRGRFLMEAMWTYCDPVVRRMTELVHDGAIGEVRAVHADFGLPGPFPQDHRLSDPALGGGALLDLGVYPVSFAQLLLGEPDTVRAVGQLSPRGVDVNTGLALGWDSGAVALLSCSITADTPMTAAVTGTAGRIEFPRGFFHPERFVLHRPGRDPEEITAVDGLRSYQREAAEVMRALRAGETESPLVPLDGTLAVMRTLDAARELIGVRYPGEGGE; translated from the coding sequence ATGGCCGGAACAAGCGGGTCGCAGGCCGTGCGGTGGGGGATTCTGGCGACCGGTGGGATCGCCGCGTCGTTCACCGCGGATCTGCTGGAGATGGCGGACGCGCAGGTCATGGCGGTCGGCTCGCGCCGGCCGGAGTCGGCGAAGCGGTTCGCGGAGCGGTTCGGGATACCGCGCGCCTACGGCGGCTGGGAGGAGCTGGCGGCCGATGACGAGCTCGATGTGATATACGTCGCCACCCCGCACTCGGCCCATCGGGCGGCGGCCGGGCTGTGCCTGGAGGCGGGGCGGGCGGTGCTGTGCGAGAAGCCGTTCACGCTCAATGTCCGTCAGGCGAAGGAGCTGGTGGACCTGGCCCGGAGCCGGGGCCGCTTCCTGATGGAGGCGATGTGGACGTACTGCGATCCGGTCGTCCGCCGGATGACCGAACTGGTCCACGACGGCGCGATCGGGGAGGTCCGGGCGGTCCACGCGGACTTCGGGCTGCCCGGCCCCTTCCCGCAGGACCACCGGCTGAGCGATCCGGCCCTGGGCGGCGGCGCCCTGCTGGACCTCGGCGTCTATCCGGTGTCCTTCGCCCAGCTGCTGCTCGGCGAGCCGGACACGGTGCGGGCGGTGGGGCAGCTCTCCCCGCGGGGCGTGGACGTGAACACGGGCCTGGCGCTGGGCTGGGACAGCGGGGCGGTGGCGCTGCTGTCCTGCTCGATCACCGCGGACACGCCGATGACCGCGGCGGTGACGGGGACGGCGGGGCGGATCGAGTTCCCGCGCGGCTTCTTCCACCCCGAGCGCTTCGTGCTGCACCGGCCGGGCCGGGACCCGGAGGAGATCACGGCGGTGGACGGGCTGCGCTCCTACCAGCGCGAGGCGGCGGAGGTGATGCGCGCGCTGCGCGCGGGCGAGACGGAGTCCCCGCTGGTGCCGCTGGACGGCACGCTGGCGGTGATGCGCACCCTGGACGCGGCGCGCGAGCTGATCGGGGTGCGGTACCCGGGCGAGGGCGGGGAGTGA
- a CDS encoding alkaline phosphatase D family protein produces MAHDSHQRAIRAAAARLGRRRFLTVTAAAAALAFTTNLPTAHAAQVSPQALTDNPFTLGVASGDPLPDAVVLWTRLAPRPYEPGNGLPEEGTVKVEWEIARDEQFQRVARRGTATAHAEFNYTVHVDAKGLEPDRVYWYRFRAGSWTSPAGRTRTTPAAGAKVRDVRFGLVSCQAYHDGYFTAYRHLAGEDLDAVFHVGDYQYEYAVNSVGGARNYTDRTLPAVFNTETVTLEDYRLRYALYKSDEDLQAAHAAFPWYVTWDDHETENNYAGDIDEHDGPSEEFLIRRAAAYRAYWENMPLRMPQRPDGADMRLYRRFHYGKLAQFDILDTRQYRSNQAYGDGWQYPGPESEDPSRTLTGAAQERWLLDGFQRSTATWNVLPQQVTFSQRKNTTAERSKLSMDSWDGYPASRARILAGVEQAGLENFVVLTGDVHVHYAFDIKRDFDDPASRTLGVEFVGTSIASGKDGADKPANWATYMDANPHMKFYNGRRGYVTVSLDERRAQADYKTVSAVTTPNAPLTTAASFVSEAGNPGLRQV; encoded by the coding sequence ATGGCACACGACTCGCATCAGCGGGCCATACGAGCCGCGGCCGCACGTCTGGGACGCCGCCGCTTCCTCACCGTCACCGCGGCCGCCGCCGCGCTCGCCTTCACCACCAACCTGCCCACCGCCCACGCCGCGCAGGTGTCTCCGCAAGCGCTCACCGACAACCCCTTCACCCTCGGCGTGGCCTCCGGCGACCCGCTGCCCGACGCGGTCGTGCTGTGGACCAGGCTGGCACCGCGCCCGTACGAGCCGGGCAACGGGCTGCCCGAAGAGGGCACCGTCAAGGTCGAGTGGGAGATCGCCCGCGACGAGCAGTTCCAGCGCGTCGCCCGCCGGGGGACCGCCACCGCGCACGCCGAGTTCAACTACACCGTGCACGTGGACGCCAAGGGGCTGGAGCCGGACCGCGTCTACTGGTACCGCTTCCGGGCCGGGAGCTGGACCAGCCCGGCCGGCCGCACCCGCACCACCCCGGCCGCGGGCGCGAAGGTCCGGGACGTCCGCTTCGGCCTGGTGTCCTGCCAGGCGTACCACGACGGCTACTTCACCGCCTACCGCCACCTGGCCGGCGAGGACCTGGACGCCGTCTTCCACGTGGGCGACTACCAGTACGAGTACGCGGTCAACTCCGTGGGCGGCGCCCGCAACTACACCGACCGCACCCTGCCCGCGGTGTTCAACACCGAGACGGTGACCCTCGAGGACTACCGGCTGCGCTACGCGCTCTACAAGTCCGACGAGGACCTCCAGGCCGCCCACGCCGCCTTCCCCTGGTACGTCACCTGGGACGACCACGAGACCGAGAACAACTACGCGGGCGACATCGACGAGCACGACGGTCCGTCGGAGGAGTTCCTGATCCGCCGGGCCGCCGCCTACCGGGCGTACTGGGAGAACATGCCGCTGCGCATGCCGCAGCGGCCGGACGGCGCCGACATGCGGCTCTACCGCCGCTTCCACTACGGGAAGCTCGCCCAGTTCGACATCCTCGACACCCGCCAGTACCGCTCCAACCAGGCGTACGGCGACGGCTGGCAGTACCCCGGCCCGGAGTCCGAGGACCCCTCGCGCACCCTCACCGGCGCCGCCCAGGAGCGGTGGCTGCTCGACGGTTTCCAGCGCTCCACCGCCACCTGGAACGTGCTGCCGCAGCAGGTCACCTTCTCGCAGCGGAAGAACACCACCGCCGAGCGCTCCAAGCTCTCGATGGACTCCTGGGACGGCTACCCCGCCTCCCGGGCCCGGATCCTGGCCGGTGTCGAGCAGGCCGGCCTGGAGAACTTCGTGGTGCTCACCGGCGATGTGCATGTGCACTACGCCTTCGACATCAAGCGGGACTTCGACGACCCGGCCTCCCGCACCCTGGGCGTGGAGTTCGTCGGCACGTCCATCGCCAGCGGCAAGGACGGCGCCGACAAGCCCGCCAACTGGGCCACGTACATGGACGCCAACCCGCATATGAAGTTCTACAACGGCCGGCGCGGCTATGTGACGGTCTCGCTGGACGAGCGGCGGGCCCAGGCCGACTACAAGACGGTCTCCGCGGTCACCACCCCCAACGCGCCGCTCACCACGGCGGCGTCGTTCGTCAGCGAGGCCGGCAACCCCGGCCTGCGGCAGGTCTGA
- a CDS encoding SDR family oxidoreductase: protein MSDGRVSVVSKVAVVTGAGSGIGRAVALELLDAGWSVVLAGRREEALAETARLAGGGPPALVVPTDVAGPERVDALFAAVRERFGRLDLLFNNAGSFGPRGVALADLRYEDWRSVVDTNLTGAFLCAQAAFRLMREQDPHGGRIINNGSISAHAPRPDSVAYTATKHAITGLTKSLSLDGRRYRIACGQIDIGNAATEMTERMPTGVPQANGEVMVEPVMDVADVARTVRHMASLPLEANVQFATVMATAMPYIGRG, encoded by the coding sequence ATGAGCGACGGTCGTGTGTCGGTGGTGTCGAAGGTGGCGGTGGTGACGGGCGCGGGCTCGGGGATCGGCCGGGCGGTGGCGCTCGAACTCCTCGACGCGGGCTGGTCGGTGGTGCTGGCGGGGCGCCGCGAGGAGGCCCTGGCGGAGACGGCACGGCTGGCCGGCGGCGGCCCCCCGGCCCTCGTGGTGCCGACGGACGTGGCCGGCCCGGAGCGGGTGGACGCGCTCTTCGCGGCGGTGCGGGAGCGGTTCGGGCGGCTCGATCTGCTGTTCAACAACGCGGGGAGCTTCGGACCGCGCGGCGTGGCGCTGGCGGATCTGCGCTACGAGGACTGGCGGTCGGTCGTGGACACCAATCTGACGGGCGCGTTCCTGTGCGCGCAGGCGGCGTTCCGGCTGATGCGCGAGCAGGACCCACACGGCGGGCGGATCATCAACAACGGCTCGATCTCGGCCCACGCGCCCAGGCCGGACAGTGTGGCGTACACCGCCACCAAGCACGCCATCACCGGGCTCACCAAGTCGCTGTCGCTGGACGGCCGCCGGTACCGCATCGCCTGCGGGCAGATCGACATCGGCAATGCGGCGACCGAGATGACGGAGCGGATGCCCACCGGTGTGCCCCAGGCGAACGGGGAGGTGATGGTCGAGCCCGTGATGGACGTCGCGGACGTGGCGCGCACGGTGCGGCATATGGCGTCGCTGCCCCTGGAGGCGAACGTGCAGTTCGCGACGGTCATGGCGACGGCGATGCCGTACATCGGCCGTGGCTGA
- a CDS encoding glycosyltransferase family 2 protein — protein MGNRPREVAALLESVAKQDLPPARVVVVGNGSPLPEMPAGVTTVELTENLGVSGGRNVAWRRLREFGDVDVVVDLDDDGLLVDADVFRRVRDLYAEDPRLGIVSFRIADETGETQRRHVPRLRASDPMRGGEVTTFLGGGHALSMRMLEQIGGWPDAFFFTHEETDLAWRALDARWKVLYAPELLLQHPRTSPARHAVYYRMTARNRVWLARRHLPLPLVPLYLGTWTLLTLARTRSVTGLRAWAGGFLEGLRTSCGRRRPMRWSTVWRMTRLGRPPVI, from the coding sequence ATGGGCAACCGGCCCAGGGAGGTGGCGGCGCTGCTGGAGTCGGTCGCGAAGCAGGACCTGCCCCCGGCCCGCGTCGTGGTGGTCGGCAACGGCTCCCCGCTCCCGGAGATGCCCGCCGGGGTGACCACGGTCGAGCTGACGGAGAACCTCGGGGTCTCGGGCGGCCGTAACGTCGCCTGGCGGCGGCTGCGCGAGTTCGGCGACGTGGACGTCGTCGTCGACCTCGACGACGACGGGCTGCTGGTCGACGCCGACGTCTTCCGCCGGGTGCGCGACCTGTACGCCGAGGACCCGCGCCTGGGCATCGTGAGCTTCCGCATCGCCGACGAGACGGGCGAGACCCAGCGCCGCCACGTGCCCCGGCTGCGCGCCTCCGACCCGATGCGCGGCGGTGAGGTGACCACCTTCCTCGGCGGCGGCCACGCCCTGTCGATGCGGATGCTGGAGCAGATCGGCGGCTGGCCGGACGCGTTCTTCTTCACCCACGAGGAGACCGACCTCGCCTGGCGGGCGCTCGACGCGCGCTGGAAGGTCCTCTACGCCCCCGAGCTGCTGCTCCAGCACCCCCGCACCTCCCCCGCCCGGCACGCCGTCTACTACCGCATGACCGCCCGCAACCGGGTCTGGCTGGCCCGCCGCCACCTGCCGCTGCCCCTGGTCCCGCTCTACCTGGGCACCTGGACGCTGCTCACGCTCGCCCGCACCCGTTCCGTGACGGGGCTGCGGGCCTGGGCGGGCGGCTTCCTGGAGGGCCTGCGCACCTCCTGCGGCCGCCGCCGGCCGATGCGCTGGAGCACGGTGTGGCGCATGACCCGGCTGGGCCGCCCGCCCGTCATCTGA
- a CDS encoding PP2C family protein-serine/threonine phosphatase has translation MVDASVSASAETAEQLLEELLRATHEASPAELPGALDRYTEAMRMGRAVVYLIDLQQRLLMPLAEGEPRLGLDDSLAGFAYRTDTVRVEEDGADGLALWLPLMNGAERLGVLQLRTVSLDGLTLWRCRMLASLLALVITSKRTYLDTFAQRIRTRSMQLPTEMVRAFLPPRSIGTGRVVSTAVLEPAYELGGDAFDHSFTEDVLHASILDAMGHDLASGLTTSVAMAGSRNARRTGADLAALVATVDEALSAWLPDQFCTGVFVRLHMPSGVLRWANCGHPTPLVIRRQRLLEKELERASEPPLGLPAQLSNATRQIHETTLEPGDRVLLYTDGVVESRDEGGEQFGLERFADHIIRSTAAGQSAPEVLRLLIHAILDHRHRELSDDATILMIEWHPPDPGP, from the coding sequence ATGGTGGACGCGAGCGTGTCGGCCTCGGCCGAGACCGCTGAGCAGTTGCTGGAGGAGCTGCTCCGGGCCACCCACGAGGCATCGCCCGCGGAGCTCCCGGGGGCCTTGGACCGCTATACCGAGGCCATGCGCATGGGCCGCGCGGTCGTCTATCTGATCGACCTCCAGCAGCGGCTGCTGATGCCGCTCGCCGAGGGTGAGCCGCGCCTGGGCCTCGACGACTCCCTGGCCGGTTTCGCCTACCGGACCGACACCGTACGGGTCGAGGAGGACGGCGCGGACGGGCTGGCCCTGTGGCTGCCGCTGATGAACGGCGCGGAGCGGCTGGGGGTGCTCCAGCTGCGGACGGTCTCCCTGGACGGGCTCACGCTCTGGCGCTGCCGGATGCTGGCCTCGCTCCTCGCCCTGGTCATCACCTCCAAACGGACGTATCTCGACACCTTCGCGCAGCGCATCCGCACCCGGTCCATGCAGCTGCCCACGGAGATGGTGCGGGCGTTCCTCCCGCCCCGCTCCATCGGCACCGGCCGGGTGGTCTCGACGGCCGTTCTGGAGCCCGCGTACGAGCTGGGGGGCGACGCCTTCGACCATTCGTTCACCGAGGACGTCCTGCACGCCTCGATCCTCGACGCCATGGGCCACGACCTGGCGTCCGGGCTGACCACCTCCGTGGCCATGGCGGGCAGCCGCAACGCCCGGCGCACCGGCGCCGATCTGGCGGCCCTGGTCGCCACCGTGGACGAGGCGCTGTCCGCATGGCTTCCGGACCAGTTCTGCACGGGCGTCTTCGTCCGGTTGCACATGCCCAGCGGGGTGCTGCGCTGGGCCAACTGCGGCCATCCCACACCGTTGGTCATCCGCCGCCAGCGGCTGCTGGAGAAGGAGCTGGAGCGGGCCTCCGAGCCCCCGCTGGGGCTGCCCGCGCAGCTGTCGAACGCCACCCGGCAGATCCATGAGACGACCCTGGAACCCGGGGACCGCGTCCTGCTCTACACCGACGGGGTCGTGGAGTCGCGCGACGAGGGCGGCGAGCAGTTCGGCCTGGAGCGCTTCGCCGACCACATCATCCGGTCCACGGCCGCCGGGCAGAGCGCCCCCGAGGTGCTCCGCCTGCTCATCCACGCGATCCTCGACCACCGGCACCGCGAACTCAGCGACGACGCCACGATCCTGATGATCGAGTGGCATCCGCCGGATCCAGGTCCATGA